ACCAACCCCGACGTGGCGCAGATGCAGGTGCAGAACAAGCTGCAGCAGGCCATGCCGCGCCTGCCGACCTCGGTGCAGAGCCAGGGCGTCACGGTGACCAAGGCCGGCAACGATTTCCTGATGATCGTGTCGCTCTACTCCGAGAACCCGGCGCTCACCCGCACCGACATCGGCGACTACATCAACAGCAACCTGGTCGATCCGGTCAGCCGGCTCGACGGCGTGGCCGAGGTGCAGGTGCTCGGCTCGGGCTACGCCATGCGCATCTGGCTCGACGCGGCCAAGCTCGAGAAATACGGGTTGATTCCCTCCGACGTCACCGCCGCGCTCAACGCGCAGAACGCCCAGGTGTCGGCCGGCCAGCTCGGCGGCCTGCCGGCGCTCTCGCAGCAGCAGCTCAGCGCCACGGTCACCGCACGCAGCAAGCTGCAGACGCCCGAGCAGTTCGAGAACGTGCTGCTGCGCACCGCGACCGATGGCTCGCTGGTGCTGGTGAAGGACGTGGCGCGGGTGGAACTCGGCGCCGAAAGCCTCACGGTGCAGTCGCGGCTCAACGGCCGCGCGGCCGCCGGCATGGGCATCGTGCTGGCCAACGGCGCCAACGCGCTGAAGGTGTCCGAGGCGGTGGTGGCCAAGGTCAAGGAGCTCGAGCCCTTCTTCCCGAACCAGATGAAGTCGCTGGTCGGCTACGACACCACGCCCTTCGTGCAGGCCTCGATACACGAGGTGGTCAAGGCGCTGATCGAGGCGATGCTGCTGGTGGTGCTGATCATGTATCTGTTCCTGCAGAACTTCCGCGCCACGCTGATCCCCACGATCGCGGTGCCGGTGGTGCTGCTGGGCACCTTCGGCGTGCTGTCGGCGCTGGGTTATTCCATCAACACACTCACCATGTTCGGCATGGTGCTGGCCATCGGCCTGCTGGTGGACGACGCGATCGTGGTGGTGGAAAACGTCGAGCGGGTGATGAGCGAGGAGCACCTGTCACCCAAGGAGGCCACGCGCAAGTCCATGGACGAGATCACGCCGGCGCTGATCGGCATCGCGCTGGTGCTGTCGGCGGTGTTCATTCCCATGGCCTTCTTCGGCGGCTCGACCGGCATCATCTACCGGCAGTTCTCGGTAACCATCGTGGCGGCCATGGCACTGTCGGTGCTGGTGGCGTTGACGCTCACGCCGGCGCTCTGCGCCACCATGCTCAAGCACCACGAGCACGACGCCGAAGGGCACAAGAAGATCCGGCGCGGCCCGCTGGGCTGGGTCGACCGCTTCTTCGCGATGTTCAACCGCGGCTTCGACAAGACGGCCGCTGTCACCGAAGGCGGCGTGCGCCAGGTGGTGCGGCGCGGCAAGCGCAGCATGGTGGTCTACCTGGCCATCGCCGGCGTCATGGCCTTCATGTTCTGGCGGCTGCCCACGTCGTTCCTGCCGGTGGAAGACCAGGGCACGCTGCAGGCCGACATCCGCCTGCCCGCCGGTGCCACCGACGCCCGCACCCAGCAGGTGATGCGGCAGTTCGAGGAGATCATCCGCAAGCAGCCGGAGGTGGTGAACATCAACACCAGCACCGGCCAGAACGGCGACCAGGCTTCGGGCCGGGCCTTCATCAAGCTCAAGCCCTGGGAAGAGCGGCCGGGCCCCGAGCACAGCGCAGCGGCTATCGTGAAGCGCGCCAATGCCGAGCTGGCCAAGATCCGCGACGCGCGGGTGTTGCTGCTGCTGCCGCCGGCGGTGCGCGGGCTCGGCGCTTCGTCGGGTTTCAACTTCTTCATCCAGGACACCGCCGCGCTCGGCCACGACGCGCTGGTCAAGGCCACCGACAAGTTCCTGGAGGAGTCCCGCAAGGACCCCGAGCTCACCGGCGTGCGCAACAACAACCTGAGCGACACCGCGCAGTTCGCGATCGACATCGACGACCGCCGCGCCGGCGCGCTCGGGCTGGCCACCGCCGACATCAACACCACGCTGTCGGCCGCGCTCGGCGGCACTTACGTCAACGACTTCCTGGACCGCGGCCGGGTGAAGCGGGTCTACATCCAGGGCGACGCGCCATTTCGCATGCTGCCCGACGACGTGAAGAAGTGGACCGTGCGCAACGCCACCGGGCAGATGGTGCCGTTCTCGTCCTTCTCCAGCCAGCGCTGGACCTTCGGCTCACCGCAGCTGCAGCGCTTCAACGGTGTGCCGGCCTACGAGATCCTGGGCAGCGCGATCGAGGGCGTGAGTTCGGGCACCGCGATGCAGAAGGTGTCGGACATCATGACCAAGATGCCGCAAGGCATCGGCTATGCGCTCACCGGCGCCTCCTTCGAGGAACGCCGTTCCGGCGCACAGGCGCCGCTGCTCTATGCGGTGTCGATCCTGTTCGTGTTCCTTTGTCTGGCGGCGCTGTACGAGAGCTGGTCGGTGCCGTTCTCGGTGATTCTGGTGGTGCCGCTCGGCATCATCGGCGCGCTCGCCTTCACGGGGCTGCGCGGCATGTCCAACGACGTGTATTTCCAGGTGGGGCTGCTCACCACGGTGGGCTTGTCGTGCAAGAACGCGATCCTGATCGTGGAGTTCGCGGTGCAGTTGCAGGATCAGGGGCGCTCGCTGGTCGACGCCATCTACGAGGCAGTGCGGCTGCGGCTGCGGCCCATCCTGATGACCTCGCTGGCCTTCGGCTTCGGCGTGCTGCCGCTGGTGATCGGCACCGGCGCCGGCGCGGCCGGCCGGCAGGCCATCGGCACGGCGGTGTTCGGCGGCATGGTGTCGGCCACGGTGCTCGGCATTTTCTTCGTGCCGGTGTTCTTCGTGCTGATACGCGGCCTGTTCAAGTCGGGCCAGGGCAAGAAGGACGAAGAAGGCTCCCGCCGTGACGGGCACGGCGATGCGCCGGCTCCGGAGGTGACGGCATGAAGACCGTGCGCCTCACCGCCCTGACGCTGGCGCTGGCCCTCGGCGGCTGCGTCAATCTCGCCCCCGATTACCAGCGCCCCGGCCCCGCGATTCCCGAAGGCTGGAAGGCCGGCTCGCAGCCGGTCGTGGACGCCGTGGCCACGCCGGCCCCGGCGCTCGCCTGGCGCGAATTCTTCATCGACGACCGGCTGCGGCAAGTCATCAAGACCGCGCTCGACAACAACCGCGACCTGCGCGTGGCGGCCCTCAACATCGAGCGGGCACGGGCGCAGTATGCGATTCAGCGGGCGGCTCTGCTGCCCACCGTCAACGCCACCGGCAGTGCCAGCCGCACCCGGACCGCCGAAGACCTGACCGCCACCGGCCGCTCGACCACGCTCAACCAGTACGGCGCCAGCGTGGGCGTGGCGAGCTACGAGCTCGACCTCTTCGGCCGCATCGGCAACCTCAACGAAGCCGCCATCCAGGCCTATCTGTCGCTCGACGAAACCCGGCGCAGCGTGCAGATCAGCCTGCTGTCGGACGTGGCGACCACCTGGCTCACCCTGGCGGCCGACCAGCGCCGCCTGCGGCTGGCGCAGGAAACCCTGCGCAGCCAGCAGGCGTCCTACGACCTGACCGTGAAAGCGCGCGACATCGGCAACGAGTCGGGCCTGACACTGGCGCAGGCACGCACCACGGTCGATAGCGCGCGGTCGGACGTCGCCGCCTACAGCCGCGCCATCGCGCAGGACCGCAACCTGCTGGCCCTGCTGGTCGGCTCCAGCGTGCCGGACGCGTTGCTGCCGGTGGTCGACGAGGGCCTGATGACCGTCACCCCGCTGGTGAACGTGCCCGAAGGCCTGCCCTCGACGCTGCTGCAGAACCGGCCCGACGTCCTGGCGGCCGAGCACACGCTGCAGGCGGCCAATGCCAACATCGGCGCGGCGCGTGCGGCGTTCTTCCCACGCATCACACTCACCGGTTCGGCGGGCAGTGGGAGTCGGGATCTGTCAAACCTGTTCGAGTCGGGCAATGGTGCGTGGAGCTTCGCGCCGCAGATCGTGATTCCGATCTTCAGCGGCGGGGCGCTGCAGGCGAGCCTGGACGTGGCGCGGGTCACCCGTGACATCAACGTTGCGCAGTACGACAAGACGATTCAGACGGCGTTCCGTGAGGTGGCCGATGCACTGGATGCACGCGCCACGCTGCAGGAGCAGCTCGACGCCCAGCGCTCCCTGCGCAACGCGTCGGAGCAGGCTTATCGCCTGTCGCAGGCGCGCTATCGCACCGGCGTCGATAGCTATCTCGACACGCTGGTGACACAACGCTCGCTGTATGCGGCGGGTCAGACGCTGATCACGCTGGAGCTGGCCGAGCAGTCGAACCGGCTGGCGCTGTACCGCACGATGGGCGGCGGCTGGCAGTAAGGCCTGTCAGGGGCGGGTCGCCGGCTTGGACCTGACACCGGCGGCGAGCGCCAGTTCGTCGGCGGTCTTGGGGGCGCTGGCCCGTCGGCTGGAGGCCGTGCCGCGCTGCTCACCGTACCAGTCGGAGTTTTGCTGCGGTCCGTGGCCGTTGCCCTTGAAGCCCGAGCCGTTCTGCACCTGTCCGGCATCGCGGGCCAGGCCCTCTTGCTCGAACTTCCTCGGATTGGCGCGCGAAATATAAGCGCCGTGCGGGTTCTTCGAATCGTCTTTCTGCATGGGATGCTCCCGTGGCTGAAGGAAGGTGTCGATCAGAAATTGCGTTCCCGCGGCTCGTTGCTGCGCGAGAGTTGTTCACCCGGCTTGTCGACCTTGCCGCTGTCGCCGCCGGTTGCGTGCGTGGTGCCGCCGCGCCGGCTGTTGTGGCCGGTGCCGGAATAGATCTCGTCGTCGTCGAAATTCATCGCGACCTGGTCGCTGCCGGAGCCGCCGTCGACCCGGCCGCCGGGCCGCTGGCCGCTGTCGGACGGGCCGATGGCATCCGGTGCCGCGTCGGCCGTCGGTGGTACGGCGTCGGTCGGCTTGCCGGTGGCGGGAAAGGCGCGTTCTGGTTTTTCGTTCATGGCGAACTCCTGTCATGTCTCGAA
The nucleotide sequence above comes from Xylophilus sp. GOD-11R. Encoded proteins:
- a CDS encoding efflux transporter outer membrane subunit, coding for MKTVRLTALTLALALGGCVNLAPDYQRPGPAIPEGWKAGSQPVVDAVATPAPALAWREFFIDDRLRQVIKTALDNNRDLRVAALNIERARAQYAIQRAALLPTVNATGSASRTRTAEDLTATGRSTTLNQYGASVGVASYELDLFGRIGNLNEAAIQAYLSLDETRRSVQISLLSDVATTWLTLAADQRRLRLAQETLRSQQASYDLTVKARDIGNESGLTLAQARTTVDSARSDVAAYSRAIAQDRNLLALLVGSSVPDALLPVVDEGLMTVTPLVNVPEGLPSTLLQNRPDVLAAEHTLQAANANIGAARAAFFPRITLTGSAGSGSRDLSNLFESGNGAWSFAPQIVIPIFSGGALQASLDVARVTRDINVAQYDKTIQTAFREVADALDARATLQEQLDAQRSLRNASEQAYRLSQARYRTGVDSYLDTLVTQRSLYAAGQTLITLELAEQSNRLALYRTMGGGWQ
- a CDS encoding efflux RND transporter permease subunit, with protein sequence MARFFIDRPIFAWVLAIVIMLAGAISIRTLPLEQYPNIAPPSISITANYTGASAKTVEDSVTQVIEQQLKGLDNLIYMGATSSSSGQSRTTLTFNAGTNPDVAQMQVQNKLQQAMPRLPTSVQSQGVTVTKAGNDFLMIVSLYSENPALTRTDIGDYINSNLVDPVSRLDGVAEVQVLGSGYAMRIWLDAAKLEKYGLIPSDVTAALNAQNAQVSAGQLGGLPALSQQQLSATVTARSKLQTPEQFENVLLRTATDGSLVLVKDVARVELGAESLTVQSRLNGRAAAGMGIVLANGANALKVSEAVVAKVKELEPFFPNQMKSLVGYDTTPFVQASIHEVVKALIEAMLLVVLIMYLFLQNFRATLIPTIAVPVVLLGTFGVLSALGYSINTLTMFGMVLAIGLLVDDAIVVVENVERVMSEEHLSPKEATRKSMDEITPALIGIALVLSAVFIPMAFFGGSTGIIYRQFSVTIVAAMALSVLVALTLTPALCATMLKHHEHDAEGHKKIRRGPLGWVDRFFAMFNRGFDKTAAVTEGGVRQVVRRGKRSMVVYLAIAGVMAFMFWRLPTSFLPVEDQGTLQADIRLPAGATDARTQQVMRQFEEIIRKQPEVVNINTSTGQNGDQASGRAFIKLKPWEERPGPEHSAAAIVKRANAELAKIRDARVLLLLPPAVRGLGASSGFNFFIQDTAALGHDALVKATDKFLEESRKDPELTGVRNNNLSDTAQFAIDIDDRRAGALGLATADINTTLSAALGGTYVNDFLDRGRVKRVYIQGDAPFRMLPDDVKKWTVRNATGQMVPFSSFSSQRWTFGSPQLQRFNGVPAYEILGSAIEGVSSGTAMQKVSDIMTKMPQGIGYALTGASFEERRSGAQAPLLYAVSILFVFLCLAALYESWSVPFSVILVVPLGIIGALAFTGLRGMSNDVYFQVGLLTTVGLSCKNAILIVEFAVQLQDQGRSLVDAIYEAVRLRLRPILMTSLAFGFGVLPLVIGTGAGAAGRQAIGTAVFGGMVSATVLGIFFVPVFFVLIRGLFKSGQGKKDEEGSRRDGHGDAPAPEVTA